A single genomic interval of Candidatus Bathyarchaeota archaeon harbors:
- a CDS encoding Kae1-associated kinase Bud32, with product MDTIDKTPQAKLLKKGAEASLFLTDWYGRKAIIKIRIPKLYRPTELDQQIRAYRTVHEPQLMHEAKAAGVSTPLIYMVNVAESKIIMQYIEGERVKELLNKAEKSSRQALCIKIGESVAYLHKYGLIHGDLTTSNMIKALNGRIYFIDFGLGEKSTEIESQGVDLHLLKRALQSTHFGFWEECFKSVLCGYSSVRGVECAEKVYEKIREIERRGRYVEERKQ from the coding sequence ATGGATACAATAGACAAAACCCCCCAAGCCAAACTGCTCAAAAAGGGTGCAGAAGCTAGCCTGTTCCTTACAGATTGGTATGGACGCAAAGCAATAATCAAAATCCGCATACCTAAACTCTACCGCCCCACCGAGCTTGACCAGCAAATCCGCGCCTACCGCACCGTGCATGAGCCACAGTTGATGCATGAAGCAAAAGCTGCAGGAGTGTCGACGCCTTTGATTTATATGGTTAACGTGGCTGAATCCAAGATAATCATGCAGTACATCGAGGGCGAGCGGGTTAAAGAGTTGCTGAACAAAGCAGAGAAAAGCAGCCGCCAAGCCCTATGCATAAAAATAGGTGAATCCGTAGCTTATCTACACAAATATGGTTTAATTCACGGCGATTTAACTACTTCAAACATGATTAAAGCCTTAAACGGCAGAATCTACTTCATAGACTTTGGTTTAGGCGAAAAAAGCACGGAAATCGAATCTCAAGGCGTCGATTTACACCTGCTTAAACGTGCATTGCAGAGTACACATTTTGGGTTTTGGGAAGAATGCTTCAAGAGCGTTCTGTGCGGCTACAGCTCAGTTCGGGGTGTCGAGTGTGCGGAAAAGGTTTATGAGAAAATCCGCGAGATAGAGAGGCGTGGCCGCTATGTCGAAGAGCGCAAACAATAA
- the kae1 gene encoding KEOPS complex N(6)-L-threonylcarbamoyladenine synthase Kae1 — MVKVPKKSAGKYCLGIESTADDFGVGIATFEGEILANKSDSYIPTEGGIHPREAARHHAEVSDTVLQDALSKSGVKTSELTCIAFSQGPGLGPSLRTGATVARALASYLEIPLVGVNHSVAHIEIGKLQTGAKDPVTLYASGGNTMVTAFESGRYRVFGETLDIALGNCLDVFAREAGLKHKKGVPLGAAIEQLALKSRRLISLPYVVKGMDLSLSGLVTAATTALRRGDCSLEDVCYSLQEHAFSMVTEVTERALAHTEKKEVLLTGGVAANKRLQAMLAVIAEEHDAKFSVVPLQYATDNGAMIAWTGTLAYRYGLVTPIDQSMVKLRWRVDKVDVPWIQ, encoded by the coding sequence ATGGTTAAAGTTCCAAAGAAATCCGCGGGCAAGTACTGCTTAGGCATCGAATCGACAGCAGACGACTTCGGCGTCGGAATAGCTACCTTTGAAGGCGAAATTTTGGCAAATAAATCCGACAGCTACATACCCACCGAAGGCGGCATTCACCCGCGGGAAGCGGCAAGACACCACGCCGAAGTATCCGACACAGTCCTACAAGACGCCCTCTCAAAATCAGGCGTCAAAACATCCGAGTTAACCTGCATCGCCTTCTCACAAGGCCCAGGCTTGGGACCATCACTCCGTACAGGGGCCACCGTTGCACGGGCTTTGGCTTCGTATCTGGAAATCCCCTTGGTCGGCGTCAACCACTCAGTTGCTCATATAGAAATCGGTAAACTCCAAACAGGCGCCAAAGACCCAGTAACCCTGTACGCTTCGGGAGGCAACACCATGGTCACCGCTTTCGAGTCGGGGCGTTACCGTGTGTTCGGAGAAACTCTCGACATAGCCTTGGGCAACTGTCTAGATGTGTTTGCAAGGGAGGCGGGGCTTAAGCACAAGAAGGGGGTGCCGCTGGGTGCAGCTATAGAGCAGTTAGCGCTCAAAAGCAGACGGCTGATTTCTTTGCCTTACGTGGTGAAGGGTATGGATCTTTCGCTTAGCGGCTTAGTAACTGCAGCGACCACTGCGCTGAGGCGGGGTGACTGTAGCTTAGAAGATGTCTGTTACAGTTTGCAGGAGCACGCTTTCTCTATGGTTACTGAGGTTACGGAGCGGGCGTTGGCGCATACGGAGAAGAAAGAGGTGCTATTAACGGGTGGTGTAGCGGCGAATAAGCGGCTCCAAGCCATGCTCGCGGTTATCGCGGAGGAGCATGACGCTAAATTTAGTGTGGTTCCGCTTCAATATGCAACTGACAACGGCGCCATGATTGCTTGGACAGGAACGTTGGCGTACCGCTATGGGTTGGTTACGCCGATTGATCAGAGCATGGTTAAGCTTCGTTGGCGAGTGGACAAGGTGGATGTGCCATGGATACAATAG
- a CDS encoding DHH family phosphoesterase, whose translation MAQPQPESIQKFLTQANEAAKVITETAQKDGFISCFSHLDADGVAAAGVICKMLHRLDARFRMRVMQWVDDKIIAEVTADKPQLVILTDFGSGYLDLLNEKIPNNKIVILDHHQITGATTNPNFTMLNPHVYGIDGATEVSGSGVAYFAAKAVNQANVDCAPIAIVGALGDMQDKYEQRSLKGLNELIVNDAVAAGLLKVDKDLTFFGRETRPIHRMLATTTNPFIPGLSGQETESLNFVTNLGIPLKQGDKLRSLCDLNDEERKKLCSALADYLLSKGLHLEVENLIGHVYVFTKEEPNTALRDGREFSVLLNSTGRMDRPSLGIAICMGDRKAALEESNKILEDYRKSINKYLGWVSEKPERLREYQNIYVIYGEDQINEKIIGTVSSILVSTLPNNLKPLLAFANIQAENAAKFSGRTTEAALMKGVNLGDVMRLASEAHGGKGGGHNIAAGSQVPLDKVEAFIKTADELVGRQLKGEKLGSDNHT comes from the coding sequence ATGGCGCAGCCGCAACCCGAAAGCATCCAGAAATTCTTAACCCAAGCCAACGAAGCAGCCAAAGTAATCACCGAAACCGCCCAAAAAGACGGCTTCATCAGCTGCTTTAGCCACCTTGACGCCGACGGAGTAGCCGCAGCAGGCGTCATATGCAAAATGCTCCATCGCCTAGACGCACGATTCCGCATGCGCGTTATGCAGTGGGTTGATGACAAGATCATCGCGGAAGTCACCGCCGACAAACCCCAACTCGTCATCCTAACAGACTTCGGCAGCGGCTACCTCGACTTGCTCAACGAGAAAATCCCCAACAACAAAATCGTCATCCTCGACCACCACCAAATCACTGGAGCAACAACTAACCCTAACTTCACCATGCTTAACCCACACGTTTACGGCATAGACGGCGCCACAGAAGTCAGCGGCTCAGGCGTCGCCTACTTCGCAGCCAAAGCAGTGAACCAAGCAAACGTGGACTGCGCCCCCATCGCAATCGTTGGCGCATTGGGCGACATGCAAGACAAGTACGAGCAGCGCAGCCTCAAAGGCTTAAACGAGTTAATCGTAAACGACGCCGTAGCCGCGGGGTTGCTTAAAGTCGACAAAGACCTCACCTTTTTCGGTAGAGAAACCCGACCCATCCACCGCATGCTCGCAACAACCACCAACCCCTTCATCCCAGGTTTAAGCGGACAAGAAACGGAATCTCTAAACTTCGTCACAAACTTGGGCATTCCCCTAAAGCAAGGCGACAAACTCCGCTCACTATGCGACCTAAACGATGAAGAACGCAAAAAGTTGTGCTCGGCGCTGGCTGACTACCTCTTATCTAAAGGGCTACATTTGGAAGTTGAAAACCTCATCGGTCACGTCTACGTTTTCACTAAAGAAGAACCCAACACCGCCCTGCGAGACGGCAGAGAATTCTCGGTGCTGCTCAATTCCACGGGCCGCATGGATCGCCCCAGCTTAGGCATAGCCATCTGTATGGGAGACCGCAAAGCAGCCTTAGAGGAATCAAACAAAATCCTCGAAGACTACCGAAAAAGCATCAACAAATACCTCGGCTGGGTCAGCGAAAAGCCTGAGCGCCTACGAGAGTACCAAAACATTTACGTGATCTACGGCGAGGATCAGATTAACGAGAAAATAATCGGCACCGTCTCAAGCATCCTCGTATCCACCTTACCCAACAATCTCAAACCACTCCTCGCATTCGCCAACATTCAAGCCGAAAATGCAGCCAAATTTTCAGGCAGAACCACCGAAGCCGCACTAATGAAGGGTGTGAACCTCGGCGACGTGATGCGACTGGCTTCTGAGGCGCATGGCGGCAAAGGCGGCGGACACAACATCGCTGCTGGCTCGCAGGTTCCGCTGGATAAGGTGGAGGCGTTCATTAAAACCGCAGACGAACTTGTTGGGCGGCAGTTAAAGGGTGAGAAGCTTGGAAGCGACAATCACACTTGA
- a CDS encoding MGMT family protein, translated as MIEIYSQNHNDTYFAIALQQQEIVASTFSGNPKNALETILYNLPFNMPFQVFPEPSAQAKAVLQAIEDIYDGKDTKTALPLATKHLPSYTQKVLKATQAIPVGYVTTYGEIAKAVGGGARAVGNAMACNRFAPIVPCHRVVKSDFGLGGYSAGGLKVKLLFLRREKRGFKEYKEINFDGGSLRVFPVECAVNKYDEGLRKS; from the coding sequence ATGATTGAAATCTACAGTCAAAACCACAACGACACCTACTTTGCAATTGCCCTGCAACAGCAGGAAATCGTCGCTTCAACCTTCAGCGGCAACCCAAAAAACGCCCTCGAAACAATCTTGTACAACTTGCCTTTCAACATGCCCTTCCAAGTGTTCCCTGAACCCTCAGCCCAAGCCAAAGCTGTCCTCCAAGCCATAGAAGACATCTACGACGGCAAAGACACTAAAACCGCTTTACCTCTGGCGACCAAGCATTTGCCATCCTACACCCAAAAAGTCCTCAAAGCCACCCAAGCCATCCCCGTTGGCTACGTCACAACTTACGGTGAGATCGCAAAAGCTGTGGGTGGAGGTGCAAGGGCGGTTGGGAACGCTATGGCGTGTAACCGTTTTGCGCCGATTGTACCTTGCCATAGGGTTGTTAAGTCGGATTTTGGTTTAGGCGGTTACAGTGCTGGAGGCTTAAAGGTCAAGCTCTTGTTTTTAAGGAGAGAAAAACGTGGGTTCAAAGAGTACAAGGAAATAAACTTTGACGGCGGAAGCCTTAGAGTTTTCCCAGTAGAATGCGCAGTAAACAAGTACGATGAAGGTTTGCGCAAATCATAA
- a CDS encoding RlmE family RNA methyltransferase, which yields MILTPKAWIRERKNEFYYKKAKAENYRSRSTYKLVQANNKYGFIKLHDVVVDLGAAPGGWIQAARKMTGKHGFVLGVDLKPIEPFTQEYIRTIVADLTEPDIAEQILSFLPRKPDVVISDAAPNVTGVWEVDHACQIDLATKALEIAKSILKPGGNFFVKVFQGDLLDQFILDVKGTFESVKIVKPQASRAKSSEQYILALGLKGKTEN from the coding sequence ATGATCCTGACGCCGAAAGCTTGGATACGTGAGCGAAAAAACGAGTTTTACTATAAAAAAGCTAAAGCTGAAAACTACCGCAGCCGCTCCACCTACAAACTAGTTCAAGCCAACAACAAGTACGGCTTCATTAAACTGCATGACGTTGTGGTGGATTTAGGGGCAGCACCTGGCGGTTGGATTCAGGCAGCCAGAAAAATGACTGGCAAACACGGCTTTGTCTTAGGCGTCGATTTGAAACCGATTGAGCCGTTTACACAGGAATACATCCGCACCATAGTCGCTGACCTCACGGAGCCCGACATCGCGGAGCAGATATTGTCTTTTCTGCCTCGCAAACCTGACGTAGTCATATCCGACGCAGCCCCAAACGTGACGGGCGTCTGGGAAGTTGACCATGCATGCCAAATCGACTTAGCTACCAAAGCGCTTGAAATCGCTAAAAGCATCCTCAAACCTGGCGGCAACTTTTTCGTCAAAGTCTTCCAAGGAGACCTACTTGACCAATTCATCTTAGACGTAAAAGGCACTTTTGAATCAGTTAAGATTGTTAAGCCTCAGGCAAGCCGAGCAAAAAGCAGCGAACAATACATTTTGGCTTTGGGCTTGAAGGGTAAAACAGAAAACTAA
- a CDS encoding TIGR00296 family protein, with amino-acid sequence MSFELTQQEGEFLVQLARKTVQLYLENGKTLKPPKETPQKLFAQCGVFVTISTLVHGEKALRGCIGYPYPTSPLVEAVIDSAINAATQDPRFDPMDPRELDGVVFEVSVLTPPEPVQTSDPREYVKKIQVGEDGLIIEQGYRKGLLLPQVPIEWGWGEEEFLCQCCMKAGLPPDSWLTKNTKIYKFHAIIFEEEKPNGPIKRLSLKK; translated from the coding sequence ATGTCGTTTGAGTTAACCCAGCAAGAAGGAGAATTCCTAGTCCAGTTGGCTCGAAAAACAGTTCAACTCTATCTAGAAAACGGCAAAACCCTCAAACCGCCAAAAGAAACCCCGCAGAAACTCTTCGCTCAATGCGGCGTGTTCGTCACCATCAGCACCTTAGTCCACGGAGAAAAGGCGCTGCGCGGTTGCATCGGCTACCCATACCCAACCAGCCCCCTTGTGGAGGCCGTCATAGACTCAGCCATCAACGCGGCAACCCAAGACCCCCGCTTCGACCCCATGGACCCCCGCGAGTTAGACGGCGTGGTTTTTGAGGTCAGCGTGTTAACTCCGCCTGAACCTGTCCAAACCAGTGACCCCCGCGAATACGTTAAGAAGATTCAGGTTGGCGAAGACGGCTTAATCATCGAACAAGGCTACCGCAAAGGGCTTCTCTTGCCACAGGTGCCTATCGAGTGGGGTTGGGGTGAAGAAGAATTCCTCTGCCAATGCTGCATGAAAGCTGGGTTACCACCTGACAGTTGGTTAACGAAGAACACAAAAATCTACAAATTCCACGCCATAATCTTCGAAGAAGAAAAACCCAATGGGCCTATAAAACGCCTAAGCCTCAAAAAATAG
- a CDS encoding transcriptional regulator, whose protein sequence is MPKRNDLEQKALHYVVGTGYQGVLQSDLWRELGASSREGSRVSIKLEEKGLIRREKELQEGRWTYRLYPKRLPASIETIIDCPCLLCPDNARCDPTTTINPKTCPRLTDWILNLGKEAPAAPEGPSAVAEPDMPEDDPDAESLDT, encoded by the coding sequence ATGCCAAAGCGTAACGACCTTGAACAGAAAGCACTCCACTACGTCGTCGGTACAGGCTATCAGGGTGTGCTTCAATCAGATTTATGGCGGGAACTCGGCGCAAGCAGCCGCGAAGGCTCCCGCGTCTCCATCAAACTCGAAGAAAAAGGGCTTATCCGCAGGGAAAAAGAGCTCCAAGAAGGCAGATGGACATACCGTCTCTACCCCAAGCGCTTACCTGCATCCATAGAAACCATCATCGATTGCCCCTGCTTGCTCTGTCCAGACAACGCACGCTGCGACCCCACAACCACAATAAACCCCAAAACCTGTCCACGACTTACCGACTGGATACTAAACCTTGGAAAAGAAGCCCCCGCAGCTCCTGAGGGCCCAAGCGCCGTAGCGGAACCAGACATGCCAGAGGATGATCCTGACGCCGAAAGCTTGGATACGTGA
- the nadC gene encoding carboxylating nicotinate-nucleotide diphosphorylase, whose translation MPRRIVEEKLKAALEEDIGQGDVTAAAIIPAGLKVKAEVIAKEDGFVAGIEEATILAEYLGLKVEAQAADGEKIKNKQVLMKIEGDAQTILSAERTLLNLLSRMSGIATQTRTLTEVIKKNKSKTKIAATRKTAPGLNFFDKKAVALGGGDPHRLHLDDMILIKDNHLAIVGGVEEAVKKAKSNASFSKKIEVEVTSSEDAVVAARAGADIVMLDNFSPKQAKEAAAKLHKAGYDKVLIEASGGVTAQNLAEYAAADVDVISIGALTHSVKALDISLEIVK comes from the coding sequence GTGCCAAGGCGAATCGTGGAGGAGAAACTCAAAGCCGCCCTTGAGGAAGACATCGGGCAAGGCGACGTAACCGCAGCTGCAATTATTCCCGCAGGCTTAAAGGTTAAGGCGGAAGTAATCGCCAAAGAAGACGGCTTCGTGGCGGGTATAGAAGAAGCAACCATTCTAGCCGAGTATTTAGGGCTTAAAGTTGAAGCACAAGCCGCCGACGGTGAAAAAATCAAGAACAAACAGGTTCTAATGAAAATCGAAGGCGACGCCCAAACCATACTCTCAGCTGAACGCACCCTACTAAACCTCCTCTCACGCATGAGCGGCATCGCAACTCAAACACGCACCTTAACAGAGGTAATCAAGAAAAACAAGTCAAAAACCAAAATTGCAGCCACACGCAAAACAGCGCCTGGACTGAACTTTTTTGACAAAAAAGCCGTAGCCCTCGGAGGCGGCGACCCGCATAGACTCCACTTAGACGACATGATTCTAATAAAAGACAACCATCTCGCTATCGTTGGTGGCGTAGAGGAAGCAGTTAAAAAAGCTAAATCTAACGCGTCGTTTAGCAAAAAAATCGAGGTAGAAGTTACATCTTCCGAAGATGCAGTTGTAGCTGCGCGTGCTGGTGCAGACATCGTTATGTTGGATAATTTTTCACCCAAACAAGCCAAAGAAGCCGCTGCTAAACTGCACAAAGCGGGCTATGACAAGGTGCTCATCGAAGCAAGTGGCGGAGTAACCGCCCAAAACCTCGCTGAGTATGCGGCTGCGGATGTTGATGTAATAAGTATAGGCGCGTTAACCCACAGCGTCAAAGCCTTAGACATTAGTTTAGAAATAGTGAAATGA
- a CDS encoding DUF4152 family protein, producing the protein MKVIAADSGAAILDEYFKPVSLVASVAVLVEPPYREPSAYRIAQPLFREVDSTLEVIVHEAELCLSLLAEVKADIVHLDMTLGGVTVEDLSPVELLNMQLQKADAKTSSKYCPV; encoded by the coding sequence GTGAAGGTTATCGCGGCAGACTCAGGTGCAGCCATACTGGACGAATACTTTAAACCCGTTTCTCTTGTGGCGTCGGTTGCTGTGTTGGTTGAGCCGCCGTACCGTGAACCCTCTGCTTACCGCATTGCCCAACCCCTATTCAGAGAAGTCGATTCCACCCTTGAAGTTATTGTTCACGAAGCCGAACTATGCTTAAGCCTCCTTGCAGAAGTGAAGGCGGACATTGTGCACCTTGACATGACGCTTGGCGGCGTTACCGTTGAAGACCTCTCGCCCGTGGAACTTCTCAACATGCAGCTTCAAAAAGCGGACGCCAAAACATCCTCAAAATACTGCCCCGTCTGA
- a CDS encoding 30S ribosomal protein S15 — protein MPKQESGKSHSIRPVSRRPPSWCKYQPEEVEAFIIKLAKEGHNMSSIGTILRDQYAIPLVKPITGKSISDTLKAAGLTPAMPEDLANLMKKAQAMAVHMDKNKKDLHNKRNMQIIEARIHKLSRYYKREGILDKKFKYEAKIASVT, from the coding sequence ATGCCAAAGCAAGAAAGTGGAAAATCCCATTCAATTCGTCCAGTCAGCAGGCGCCCACCCAGCTGGTGCAAGTACCAGCCTGAAGAAGTAGAAGCCTTCATCATAAAACTCGCCAAAGAAGGCCACAACATGAGTTCAATAGGCACCATTCTACGCGACCAATACGCCATCCCACTCGTCAAACCCATCACAGGCAAAAGCATAAGCGACACCCTCAAAGCCGCAGGCTTAACACCCGCCATGCCCGAAGACCTTGCTAACCTCATGAAAAAAGCCCAAGCCATGGCAGTCCACATGGACAAAAACAAAAAAGACCTCCACAACAAACGCAACATGCAAATCATCGAAGCCCGCATCCACAAACTCAGCCGCTACTACAAACGTGAAGGCATACTCGATAAGAAGTTTAAGTACGAAGCAAAAATCGCTTCAGTAACCTAA
- the psmB gene encoding archaeal proteasome endopeptidase complex subunit beta, with the protein MDGYGPQLPTLPQIPQIPLMPQVQMQQEHQPQGNQAQQGIGWIPGATTVGVVFHGGVLLAAEKRVTYGGFIMSRGGRKVFKVTDRIGVACAGLVGDMQILAREMEAQTNLYSMDVGRPISVQSASKLLANVLFNRRYAPLITQTIVGGLDEDGAPSLYVLDVLGSLIPDKYAAVGSGTETAIGVIEEGYKDNISLKDAKELVIRAVKAAINRDAMSGDGLDILIITKDGVTEESVKF; encoded by the coding sequence ATGGACGGATATGGACCACAATTACCAACCTTACCTCAAATCCCACAGATCCCGCTCATGCCGCAGGTACAGATGCAGCAGGAACACCAGCCCCAAGGCAACCAAGCCCAGCAGGGCATCGGATGGATTCCAGGCGCCACCACCGTCGGCGTCGTCTTTCACGGCGGAGTTCTCCTTGCAGCTGAAAAAAGAGTAACGTATGGCGGCTTCATCATGAGCAGGGGTGGGAGAAAAGTCTTTAAAGTTACAGACCGCATCGGCGTCGCCTGCGCAGGCCTCGTCGGGGACATGCAGATTCTTGCCCGAGAGATGGAGGCACAAACCAACCTGTACAGTATGGATGTCGGCAGACCAATCAGTGTTCAAAGCGCATCTAAACTGTTGGCAAATGTTCTCTTCAACAGACGCTACGCGCCACTTATTACTCAAACCATAGTGGGCGGCTTAGACGAAGATGGCGCCCCGTCGCTATATGTCCTAGACGTTTTGGGTTCACTTATCCCAGACAAGTACGCAGCGGTCGGTTCAGGCACAGAAACAGCCATCGGCGTCATCGAAGAAGGCTACAAAGACAACATCTCGCTTAAAGACGCAAAAGAACTCGTTATTCGCGCAGTTAAAGCAGCTATCAACCGAGACGCTATGAGCGGCGACGGCTTAGATATCCTTATAATCACCAAAGACGGCGTCACTGAAGAATCCGTAAAATTCTAA
- a CDS encoding nicotinamide-nucleotide adenylyltransferase: protein MKVCANHKCIQAQPQSGENIVVNRGLYVGRFQPFHIGHLDAIKYALENVEELVIVIGSAQYSHNNHDPFTAGERLMMVHNALLEANVDLSKVWVVPVPDVHLHMLWVSAVEGYTPKFNVVFSNEPLTRRLFMEAGYPVKELPLFDRKQYTSTLVRQKMLQDASWTKLVPKAVAKFIKEIDGVNRLRDLARTDKVT, encoded by the coding sequence ATGAAGGTTTGCGCAAATCATAAATGCATCCAAGCGCAACCTCAAAGCGGAGAGAACATAGTGGTTAATCGCGGCCTTTACGTTGGCAGATTCCAACCCTTCCACATCGGGCACTTAGACGCCATAAAATACGCCTTAGAAAACGTCGAAGAACTAGTCATAGTCATCGGAAGCGCCCAATACAGCCACAACAACCACGACCCCTTCACTGCAGGCGAACGTCTCATGATGGTGCACAATGCCCTCTTGGAGGCCAATGTGGATCTTTCCAAGGTCTGGGTTGTTCCCGTTCCCGATGTGCACCTGCATATGCTCTGGGTTAGTGCAGTCGAAGGTTACACTCCAAAATTTAACGTGGTCTTCTCTAACGAACCGCTCACGCGGAGACTCTTCATGGAGGCAGGTTACCCCGTTAAAGAGTTGCCATTGTTTGACCGAAAACAATACACTTCCACGTTGGTGCGGCAAAAAATGCTTCAAGACGCCAGTTGGACTAAACTGGTACCAAAAGCTGTAGCGAAGTTCATAAAGGAAATCGACGGCGTCAACCGTCTTAGGGATTTGGCGCGAACCGACAAGGTTACCTAA
- a CDS encoding PrsW family intramembrane metalloprotease — MAETQQPPHCIIPIHKPDWKEYAFFFASGILVSIPFTLFFAQTYSFFPAILTVVVFAPFVEELAKVLPLFYRHGETERSLTVLAILIGLGFGIAEFVLYVAFLNVPPLARVPGVIFHASSAVIAAYGIAKKNPLPFYLIAVGLHMANNFVAVSESYLLSVSAGVLILVSTYLLAWRYYHKASPEVVVV; from the coding sequence ATGGCAGAAACCCAGCAGCCGCCCCACTGCATAATACCTATCCATAAACCCGACTGGAAAGAGTACGCTTTCTTCTTCGCCTCAGGCATCCTGGTAAGCATTCCGTTTACGCTGTTTTTCGCCCAAACATATTCCTTCTTTCCCGCAATCCTAACAGTTGTCGTGTTTGCGCCTTTCGTTGAGGAGTTAGCGAAGGTTCTGCCGCTGTTCTATAGGCACGGCGAAACTGAGCGCTCCCTCACTGTGTTAGCCATTTTAATTGGGTTGGGGTTTGGAATCGCGGAGTTTGTGCTCTACGTCGCGTTTTTGAATGTACCGCCGCTTGCCCGAGTTCCAGGCGTCATATTTCACGCTTCAAGCGCAGTTATTGCTGCGTATGGAATTGCTAAAAAGAATCCGCTACCCTTCTATCTGATAGCGGTGGGGCTTCATATGGCTAACAATTTTGTGGCTGTTTCAGAAAGCTATCTGCTCAGTGTCTCCGCAGGCGTATTGATTCTGGTATCCACGTACCTGCTGGCTTGGCGGTACTACCATAAAGCATCCCCCGAAGTAGTCGTGGTTTAG
- a CDS encoding XTP/dITP diphosphatase has product MSKSANNKFTLKGRVVFFATGNVNKFNEARSILGARGVAVGMLKLKGDEIQSDSLQEIAEKSVQNAYKHCHLPIFVEDAGLFIDTLNGFPGPYAAYVYKTIHNSGILKLMKGEKNRKATFQSIISYCDDQNTIDPLSFYGESKGKITTKERIEQGKSGFGFDPIFQPEGSNKTFAQMTIEEKNGYSHRANAIRKFAEWYTVQR; this is encoded by the coding sequence ATGTCGAAGAGCGCAAACAATAAGTTTACTTTGAAAGGCAGAGTCGTGTTTTTCGCAACAGGCAACGTCAACAAGTTCAACGAAGCCAGAAGTATCCTTGGAGCACGCGGAGTCGCCGTCGGCATGCTCAAACTCAAAGGCGACGAAATCCAAAGCGACAGCCTCCAAGAAATAGCCGAAAAAAGCGTCCAAAACGCCTACAAACACTGCCATCTGCCGATTTTTGTTGAAGACGCAGGCCTATTCATCGACACACTCAACGGCTTTCCCGGTCCATACGCAGCCTACGTTTACAAAACTATCCACAACAGCGGCATCCTCAAACTCATGAAAGGCGAAAAAAACCGCAAAGCCACCTTCCAATCAATCATCTCCTACTGCGACGACCAAAACACCATCGATCCCCTGAGCTTCTACGGTGAATCCAAAGGAAAAATCACCACTAAAGAGCGGATTGAGCAGGGCAAATCGGGCTTCGGCTTCGACCCCATCTTCCAACCAGAAGGCAGCAACAAAACCTTCGCCCAAATGACCATCGAAGAAAAAAACGGTTACTCGCATCGGGCGAATGCCATCCGCAAATTCGCCGAGTGGTACACAGTGCAACGTTGA
- a CDS encoding KEOPS complex subunit Pcc1: MEATITLEYPDVKMAKAVAAAVSPDNLKTPKGLRVKTTLEDHSVVTQIECSGKLATFTATIDDLLFCAQTAEKTLQTMNRTKH; the protein is encoded by the coding sequence TTGGAAGCGACAATCACACTTGAATACCCCGATGTCAAGATGGCGAAGGCTGTTGCGGCGGCGGTTTCACCTGACAACCTCAAAACCCCCAAAGGATTAAGGGTAAAAACCACTTTAGAAGACCACAGCGTTGTAACTCAGATTGAATGCAGCGGCAAACTGGCTACGTTCACTGCAACCATAGACGACCTGCTTTTCTGCGCCCAAACAGCCGAAAAAACCCTGCAAACAATGAACAGAACAAAGCACTAG